From a region of the Betta splendens chromosome 5, fBetSpl5.4, whole genome shotgun sequence genome:
- the LOC114856141 gene encoding macrophage-stimulating protein receptor-like, whose translation MVTWASLLTACLWIPLHGTWGQRACPSPPRTLVDFTVKYTIPYFQTGSPIQNIVVNRDKDDGKGEVYVGSRNAVEAVDADLGSIWRLKTGPVGDAGCKTCQVCGLKSDPDERLDTDNEVLLLDPDLFLLPYLYVCGSTQHGGCFSININVSEPEPQCLYKKEQNSPSKCPDCLASPLGTKVTIADDGATSFFFVANSVDARVAQRYPRRSISVVRPLSTEDGFQLVTDGLTVLPHLQNSYRIDYIYSFSTKEHVYFLSLQRENPDKGNSTFQTRLGRLPIISPEAWMYREVVLECRYEPKRRRRRREAFKDVVFNGLQAAHYGPVGRDLAGELGLDETEDMLYGVFAEVDARGQARRNSALCAFSLPKVNYAIDKGVEDCCSRGTEQLSRGLCHFQPCESCPHESSGDNDKCKDVPTLVSKPYYRVDLFNRQMRDVLFTAVLVTTTGKHTLGHFGTSDGRMLQLVLTTYRPVVFANYSLGDAAVSRTAAVYSNASLLFVVGNKMFRVPSAGPGCAHFQTCSVCLTAPRFMQCGWCSGTCSRQWECSSEWSNESCAPVLTEFFPKAAPAGGQTVLTLCGRDFQSPQRPAIVSGSTHVVGAGPGGSCAVLPERSSSEVLICKIKGTKPNPDLNITLDVHERAVEGSYSIQGSTWMPGFSLVEPVITDITPGYGPVFGGTAVTITGRYLDSGTDRTVFIGDKQCSIPGGNGDLSSIVCQTAAAAGVGKVPVKMVIDTLQAASASTFFYKSNPVVTSVHPLCSFKSGSTLLIEGHNLHSAHKIVVQYTSKSLPHPLYQVCNGTVNATHAECLAPAFQEEMPEDKSDAGNISIHMDGKRDLWTRRFDYHPDAVIIPFESDDNELVLKLGDTEVSMHHNHLKTASTCMKITMTVGDVPCNAQVLLNVLTCRIPKSVEVPSGGLPVRVSVNGKVYDVGTVVRSGHNNAVLVGIVLGIVGALVLGAALALLIMKHLRKKKRANVENRLSATLSRTRMGSNNDFALSGDYRRGLSSQNSGSGGMAFQGLLYAASHDHLDVPVPRDNISMVSLSAELLEEVKDVLIPADMLRIDDIQIIGKGHFGTVYHGYLIDSNKQETHCAVKSLNRITDLGEVDQFLREGIIMKGFHHPNILSLLGIMLPKEGLPLVVLPYMKHGDVRHFIRSEKRNPTVKDLIGFGLQVARGMEYLAQKKFVHRDLAARNCMLDENFTVKVADFGMARDIYDKEYYSIQDHKRARLPVKWMAIESLQTQKFTTKSDVWSYGILMWELLTRGASPYPNVDPYDITHFLLKGRRLPQPQFCPDDLYAVMLACWDPEPEHRPGFHSLVTEVQHILSCLAGEHYIDLKVTYVNLDQPRPYPALTGSADEAEDSDLEIESYATSLLPQA comes from the exons ATGGTCACTTGGGCGTCCTTGCTGACAGCATGCCTATGGATCCCACTGCATGGCACCTGGGGACAGCGCGCGTGCCCATCTCCTCCTCGCACGCTGGTGGACTTCACTGTAAAGTACACCATCCCCTACTTCCAGACAGGAAGTCCTATTCAGAACATAGTGGTCAACAGGGACAAGGATGACGGTAAGGGGGAGGTGTACGTTGGGAGCCGGAATGCGGTGGAGGCGGTCGACGCCGATTTAGGAAGCATCTGGCGACTCAAGACTGGACCCGTTGGTGACGCTGGATGTAAAACCTGCCAGGTGTGCGGCCTTAAGTCCGATCCTGACGAGCGGCTGGATACGGACAACGAGGTTTTACTGTTGGATCCTGATTTATTCCTCCTACCGTACTTGTATGTTTGTGGAAGCACTCAGCACGGGGGGTGCTTCTCTATTAACATCAACGTTTCAGAGCCCGAGCCACAGTGTTTATACAAAAAGGAGCAAAACTCTCCATCCAAGTGTCCAGACTGTCTGGCCAGTCCACTTGGCACCAAAGTCACCATCGCTGACGATGGAGCCACGTCGTTCTTCTTTGTGGCAAACTCTGTGGATGCCAGAGTAGCACAGAGATATCCCAGGAGGTCCATATCCGTGGTGAGGCCTCTTTCGACTGAAGATGGCTTTCAGCTGGTCACGGATGGCCTGACGGTGCTCCCCCATCTGCAGAACTCCTACAGGATTGATTATATTTACAGCTTCTCCACCAAAGAGCACGTCTACTTCCTGTCCCTGCAAAGAGAGAATCCCGACAAGGGCAATTCAACGTTCCAGACTCGCCTGGGACGGCTGCCGATAATAAGTCCCGAGGCGTGGATGTACCGGGAGGTGGTCCTGGAGTGCCGGTACGAGCCCAAGcgcaggaggaggcgcagggagGCTTTCAAGGACGTCGTATTCAACGGGCTGCAGGCGGCGCACTACGGGCCCGTGGGGCGGGACTTGGCCGGCGAGCTGGGGCTGGACGAGACGGAGGACATGCTGTACGGGGTGTTCGCCGAGGTGGACGCTCGCGGACAGGCTCGGAGGAACTCGGCCCTGTGCGCCTTCTCTCTGCCCAAAGTCAACTACGCCATCGATAAAGGTGTGGAGgactgctgcagcaggggcACGGAGCAGCTGTCCAGAGGCCTCTGCCATTTCCAGCCCTGCGAGAGCTGCCCGCACGAG AGCTCGGGGGATAACGACAAGTGCAAAGACGTGCCCACTCTGGTGTCAAAGCCGTACTACAGAGTGGACCTGTTCAACAGGCAGATGAGAGACGTGCTGTTCACTGCTGTCCTGGTCACGACCACTGGGAAGCACACGCTGGGCCACTTCGGCACCTCTGACGGCCGGATGCTGCAG TTGGTCCTCACCACATACAGGCCTGTTGTCTTTGCCAACTACTCTCTGGGCGACGCTGCCGTCTCCAGGACAGCAGCCGTGTACTCGAACGCCTCACTCCTCTTCGTAGTGGGAAATAAG ATGTTCAGAGTTCCGTCTGCAGGACCCGGCTGTGCACATTTCCAGACGTGCTCCGTGTGTTTGACGGCCCCGCGCTTCATGCAGTGCGGCTGGTGCTCAGGAACCTGCTCCCGGCAGTGGGAGTGCTCCTCCGAATGGAGCAACGAGTCCTGCGCCCCGGTTCTAACGGAG TTCTTCCCGAAGGCGGCGCCCGCTGGTGGTCAGACGGTCCTCACGCTCTGCGGCCGGGACTTCCAGTCCCCTCAGCGGCCCGCCATCGTGAGCGGGTCGACCCACGTGGTCGGCGCCGGCCCGGGGGGCTCGTGTGCCGTCCTGcctgagaggagcagcagcgaagT CCTGATATGCAAGATTAAAGGGACCAAACCAAACCCGGACCTTAACATCACGCTGGACGTGCACGAGAGGGCAGTGGAGGGCTCCTACTCCATCCAAGGCTCCACTTGGATGCCTGGCTTTTCATTAGTG GAGCCTGTTATAACTGATATCACACCCGGTTATGGACCCGTGTTTGGAGGAACAGCGGTTACAATCACAGGCAGATATTTGGACTCTGGGACCGACAGGACCGTCTTCATTGGTGATAAACAGTGCAG CATTCCTGGAGGAAATGGGGATTTGTCTTCAATTGTTTGCCAAACAGCAGCTGCCGCGGGTGTCGGGAAGGTGCCGGTGAAAATGGTCATTGACACTTTGCAAGCAGCCTCGGCTTCTACGTTCTTCTACAAGTCGAACCCCGTCGTGACCTCCGTGCATCCGCTCTGCAGTTTCAAAAG CGGCTCCACGCTGCTGATAGAAGGTCACAACCTCCACTCTGCCCACAAAATAGTGGTTCAGTACACCTCCAAAAGTCTCCCGCATCCCCTCTATCAG GTCTGCAACGGCACAGTGAACGCCACGCACGCCGAGTGTCTGGCTCCGGCCTTTCAGGAGGAAATGCCCGAGGACAAGTCTGACGCGGGAAATATTTCCATCCACATGGACGGAAAACGCGACCTGTGGACGAGACGCTTCGACTACCACCCCGACGCCGTCATCATTCCCTTTGAAAGCGATGACAACGAATTAGTTTTAAAGCTGGGAGACACCGAGGTTTCAATGCAC CATAACCACCTAAAGACAGCGAGCACGTGCATGAAGATCACCATGACCGTCGGCGACGTGCCCTGCAACGCTCAGGTCCTGCTGAACGTGCTGACCTGCAGGATCCCCAAGAGCGTGGAGGTCCCCAGTGGGGGGTTACCTGTCAGG GTGTCTGTGAACGGGAAGGTGTACGACGTGGGCACAGTGGTGCGTAGCGGCCACAACAACGCCGTGTTAGTGGGCATCGTGCTGGGCATCGTCGGTGCTCTGGTCCTGGGGGCCGCCCTGGCTTTACTCATAATGAAGCAtctaagaaagaaaaagagag CCAATGTGGAGAATCGTTTGTCAGCCACGCTTTCACGGACCCGCATGGGCAGCAACAACGACTTCGCGCTGTCCGGAGACTACAGACGAG GTTTGTCTAGTCAGAATTCCGGCTCAGGGGGAATGGCCTTCCAAGGGCTTCTATACGCTGCCAGCCACGACCATCTCGACGTTCCCGTCCCACGGGACAACATCTCCATGGTCAGTCTGAGTGCCGAGCTGCTGGAAGAGGTGAAAGATGTGCTGATCCCCGCCGACATGCTCCGAATTGACGACATTCAGATTATTGGCAAAG GCCACTTTGGGACGGTGTATCACGGGTACCTGATAGACAGCAACAAGCAAGAGACCCACTGTGCTGTTAAATCACTGAACC GAATCACAGACTTGGGGGAGGTGGACCAGTTCCTCAGAGAAGGCATCATCATGAAGGGTTTCCACCACCCCAACATCCTGTCTCTGCTGGGCATCATGCTCCCTAAAGAAGGGCTCCCCCTGGTGGTCCTGCCGTACATGAAGCACGGAGACGTGCGTCACTTCATCCGTTCGGAGAAAAGG AACCCGACGGTCAAAGACCTCATAGGGTTTGGCCTCCAGGTTGCCAGGGGGATGGAATATTTAGCCCAGAAGAAGTTTGTGCACAGAGACCTTGCCGCACGTAACTGCAT GCTGGACGAGAACTTCACGGTGAAGGTGGCCGATTTCGGCATGGCGCGGGACATTTACGACAAAGAGTACTACAGCATTCAAGATCACAAACGGGCGAGGCTGCCGGTGAAGTGGATGGCCATCGAAagtctgcagacacagaagTTCACCACCAAGTCTGACGTG TGGTCGTACGGCATCCTGATGTGGGAGCTG